The sequence TTACTCTGCATCCCAAGCTTTGATCTCAGAGCTTGAGAAAAGAGTGGGGATGATGTTGGAGAATGCCAATGTCAATGATCTTTTGATTCCTAATTATAAAAGTGAAGATCAGGGGAAATTTGTGAAGTGAGTATTCAACAATCTTAGTCTCCTTAAGATTGCTTGACCTTGCCTAAAAAAATGTGGCAAGTCTTTTCACCATATCTAATTATGATTCATGTATTCATACAGCTCACTTGAACAACGAACAAAGCACGACATAGAAGTGATACAAAGAATCGTTGAATATTTTCTGATGCATGAACAAGAGCTGCAACAACTGCCACAGACAACAGGGAAATCAAGTGTTAGCAAGCTTTTGGACAGTTATCTAACTGAGGTTGCAAAGGACCCTAATCTCTCCATTACCAAGTTTCAAGTTTTGGCTGAAGCCCTGCCAGAAAAAGCTCGGACATGTGATGACTGTCTTTATGGAGCCATTGACACCTATCTCAAGGTTTGCCTTCAGTTGTCTTTCTAGTACTCATCCTTTTAGATAAGCATTATGACAAAGCCTAAAAACTCTATTATTCTTTCCAGGCTCATCCTTTGCTCTCTGAGCATGACCGAAAAAGGCTATGCAGAATAATGAACTGCAAGAAGTTATCACTTGATGCGTGCTCGCATGCAGCACAAAATGATAGGTTGCCTCTACGAACAGTTATTCAGGTAAACATACAGCAATTctcaactataaataaaaaatactcatcatttctaaatcaaaacaaatatgcCTGTCATGGTGCCGGTGCTGTAAATTTATGTCTTTTCTTTCAGTCATTAAATCAAAAGCCATAAGGGCGGCCATGAGCCACAACATGACAAGTATAAAAGAGGATCAAGTGGTATGATTCTACAATGCTTAGGACATAGAAAACTGGTAGTTTAGCTGTTTAGAAGGCAAGGAAAGCTGCAATGTCATCTAGAGTATAAAATGGTAAAATCTGAGAGATGGCATCAGATCAAATTTGCCCATTTTGAGGAACCTTCCAAGTGCCAACAAAACACAATGCACTTCAGATAATCAAACATGCCCTAAAAGGTTTCCAACTAACAACAGTTTTATTCCCACAGAGCATGACAGTCTGTTATCTGATTCTACTTTACTCTGCCTGAGATATCACTCAACACAAATTTTTCACCACCTTGAACTACATTCTACTCAAGCTTGCAACTCCTGCCCGTATCAAACCACCCTTACCATCATCAGCACAAggaaaaatattctaattaagTTATCTTCCAGTTGTTCTTTACTAACTTCATCTACTTAAATACACAGTCCTTCCAGTTCTGTCTCTCTGTAAACTAAAAGGGgctctgaataaaaaaaaagataggggGATTAATGCAGTGAATGACACCTAATTACATAAAATCTACAATAACCCTAATACAAAATTCTGAGAAACCAAGAAAAAGCTGCAGGAACGAACTTTTGGACACCAAAGCTACATGATGTGTATGTGTGTCCAAAACATTCCCATTTACTACCACTGACTTCCATTTCAGCCATAGGAACCTAGCGATCAAACTAAATGCAATGTGTGCCAtctctgttgttgtttttggaatGTTTTATTGTAAGACAATGCcaacttttataaaagatgCAACCACATAACAATGAAAGAAGTTGTATATGACTAATTGGCTTGCTTTATTGTTAATCCCCACTCTGCCACATGAGAGATTGATGATGTTGTAAAAAGCACAGTAATAAGcaatatttcaaaacattaggTTAAATCCAAAAACCACTCCTACCAAAAGCTGCTAAAACACTCCCTGTCTTTGAACAGGTATTCTCAAAAACAAACCCCGGTGTAAATCACAGACCTTTACAGCATGGTGTGCAAATATGCACCAAAAACAAAGTGAAAAGACTATACGACTTTtataattcatcaaaatttacATTTCTCATCTAATGAAATGGACATGCAGGTGTTGTTCTgtgagcaaataaaaataagggCAGCAATGCAAGGAAAAGAGCCAGTAGCAAGTGGTAACAGCTCAGAACAAGAAATAACTCAAACATCAACAAAAACTGAGATCACGACCCTAAGAGCAGAACTAGAGAACGTAAAGACACAAATGACAGAGCTGCAGAGGGACTATTTTGAACTGCAACATGAATAcggaaagaaaaacaacaagcaTATGAATAGATCGCCCTGGAATTTTGGTTGGACAAAGATCAGAACATCAGCTCTTTTCCATAGAAAATCAGAGGGGAATTTAAGTGGACATGTACATAAGATACCCAATTCACTTGGCCACAAAATGAATTTCAGAAGAAGACTATCCATGTCatgattttatatgaattacatGTTTTCTTAAGGAAAGTTCACTTGTAAATAAAAAGGGCTTGGTGCATCTTTCTTGTTAAAGCATACAATAAACTATGTTGTAGTTTcattcaatgtaaaaaaagcTTGCCAGGAATAAATTCCAGTACATCACATCAGCCTCATTCCTATCAATCCTATAGGGGTATCCACTATCCCACCCACTGAAGCCATTACCAAATCAATAATTCGAAGCCAACTTTGTTTCAATAACAATCAACTGCCAAaaagaaaactttgttttgCACTAGCATTCTACAAGCACATGAATCCTAATCTTTCAAATGACAATTTGCAACTGCGATAGCTACCATCAATGTAAGAACACCATTATCCCCATGTTATATAATATCTCAGCAGTACCAATCAAATTAAATCCGATAACATCCAACACAAATAATCATAGTAAACCAGAATTTACCAAAATCAACCAACAGTTCtcatttctcaattaaaataaaacccgAAAATCTACACTACCTAGAATTAGCAGTAGAGCTCCTCATGCTGCTCCAAGGAAACTTAGCCTTCTCGGCCGCCACATCACCACGACCACGACCGCCGCGCCACCCGCTACCGCTGTCGCTGCGGCCGCGCCATCCCCTACCGCCGCCTCcactctccttcttcttctcatGAAGCCAGTGATTCTTATTATCCTCAACAAAACTACTCTCCGGTGCCTTCTTATTCATTTTCGCCCTCTCTTCCTCAATAACTCTAATCGGAAATAAATGGGGCGAAATCGAGAGGGGAGTTTTAAGCGTGACGTATGCTTTTTTATAGTCTGGCTTGGCGATGAGGAATCCGCCgcgtttcttcttttttccttccatGTTAAGAGTGCTTACCTTTTCGACGTCGAAGCCGTAGAGCGATTCGAGGACGCGCTTGATTTCGATTTTGGAGGCTGAAGGGATTGTTTTTAGTGCGATTTCGGAGATATTTGTGTATGTTGTAGGCATCAGGAGTTTTATGGGGAGGTTTGCGAAGTTTATTACTCTTCTTCCCAATCTGCCTGCCATCTGTTTGCTGAAATGAAGATGCTACTGACTACGCAGTGAGCTAGGAGGGTTTATAATTATGGATGGGAGTGGGAAGAGAAGCGGTAGTGTCAAGTGTGCAGTCAGTACAGTTGTGCTGGTGGATTTGGGCTCGAAAACCTTTATTGGGCTTGCGTTTGGGCCCTTCCTTCGTAAGGCAACAGATGTTGTGACGACTTGATTTTGCCCCTCCTCGTCCTCTGTTTAGTTATATTGAATCCGTTTGTCTACGTGTTCGCGTTtacgttttttaaaaaacacactaaTTAACCATTTGGTTACAAattatcaaaagataaaaaacgtGTATCCCAATATTTATTTACGGCAGAAACTCAATTTTCAGAAAACAATGAATTCATACTTTTCGTTTCTATTCATGTGATTGGTATACTGTGCACtataattgcactgttcaacaGTGCAATtacatcaacttttttttttctgttattttttaacagcTAACTATAATTGCACtctgtgaacagtgcaattatatgaatttttttttattgttaatttttttaatagttttttttaaaaaaaaaactattttaaattgaattaaatttttttcgtACTATGAtgagaacaatattttttttcttgaaaaactagtatagagtgaattaaatttacttgcattgtaatatcaattttatacctgataatattttatctaattttattacacgctcaaaaaaattatgaaaactgtaatttttatcggatgaattttatacgtaatagaattatattatttatttcatgatgtaatagaagtaattaattctacaatatttaaatttaaaaccatcaatattaatataaatatttttaaattattttataacctcaatttgaaaagcatttttttaaccaaatacattaaactactttttctttaacttcaatttcaaccacagttttaaccaaacacctattttttcaaacaaacctcaactaaaaatattttttataaaacaacttttttcaaaccacaaccacaaaagttaccgcaataccaaacacactcattGTTTTTATGGAAATTTACTCCCTCTCCTAtagcttaattattttttaataaaattatcatttatattttataatttgataacaCTATAtatacaaggaaaaagaaatcaaattatttacaagattatcattatattttaattaataattaaaaaaccctTACTatgttaaaattacaaaagcaggagatattaaaaatttagaaaaaatcagaaaaataaaccctaaaaatccaCCAATTAAAGATCATTAGCCTGCCTCTCTTTTCTATTCCACCGATAACACGGGGACTTTTTTCAGCCCTATTCATGAAAATCAAAAACACCAACAACAACATTGTTCTTAAATCATTCATCACCTACATCATAATCTCCTTCTCCATTCAAGCAAACACAACCCGTCTTCCGCCCAAAACCAATCTTCTTCCTCGATCCATAGCcatcatttttatcaaacaacaccagcctttttttttttttttcccatcgcCGAACCTGCCTCAATCATCTCCTCTCACAACACAATTTGTGACCACTGTCTAGAGGAGACTGAAATccacacattaaaaaataaaaatcaatcatccCCATCACCCTTCTAGCTGAATTAACGATCATTTCAACCGCCACTGCAACTTCTTTCTCCACCTACCacccacaaaattaaaaataacaataacctgcacttgaggtcttggcccagcagttgaagagacttgttcccttcctctgcatcctgggttcaaacctcaccgtgcacgcctaTCACCCCCGCGAtaccttacatgttcactgggtttgcaggatgttcagtgagccgtgggattagttgtggtgcgcgcaagctggcccgaacactcacgcaaataaaaaaaaaataacaataacctTGCACAGAGGCTACTATCACCAACAAAATGAGATTTAATGACAGAAACAGTAACATGCCCCATATGTGCGAgattgaaattaaacaaaatcaaatcattCCAAGAATTTCAAATGCAAACATCATAAAAACCTTGAAAATTATAGGAAACCTagaattcaaaaggaaaaacaagtttGGTGACTTGAACTaaaaatcaagggaaaaaaTGAACATCCACTGGAAAACCAAACCCACAAAACCCAAATCTGAGGCTCAGAAATAGATAAATCAAGGCCCAAACATCATTTCAAAAATTGTGCATGGCTTTGTTATCTACATAAAATCCATTCTTACCTAAGTTCACACGTgcaacaagaaaatatattcattATGAAGGGCTTCAAAACACAGATTGAGATTCTAAAGAACTCTAGTCATCCGTATCTCAAAGGAATcacaaatcaaatcaatacCGTGTTCTCTTCCTTTTGGTAGGAATCAGTGTTGAATTCAAAGGTTCTCGAATGAAGACTGCCTACATTTTAAACCAAAAGAAACCTCTATCTACCGGTAGGAATCTGTATTGAGCAGCATTTCTCCATGTACAACTTGGATGCctaaattttaaaccaaaagtAACCTCTATCTACTGGGCTACTTCAATGAAATTCCCTTTTGCTGTCAAGGTGACTATGATTCCTTCTTTTTTACTTGGTATGGATATTTCTGGTATATTGAAATGCTGCTCATGACGAGTGGAAGAGCCACAAGACTGTAAATTGAAGGTGGCTTCCCTTCAAACAAGAACTGAAGCAAGGCCGTTACAAGAAGTGCAGAAACAATGACAAACCCCTGCACGCATCAAGAAAACTTTGTGGAGATAAaagttctttctttattttaataccagataATTGCATTATAAAGTAATAATTgtactttatgattttttctagttgcgtgtgtgtgtgtgttgatttttttgtctatttgaTTTCATGTACTCCCACAATTTGATCAAGTACATATCTCCATTAATTTTG is a genomic window of Populus alba chromosome 5, ASM523922v2, whole genome shotgun sequence containing:
- the LOC118031570 gene encoding uncharacterized protein, with amino-acid sequence MAGRLGRRVINFANLPIKLLMPTTYTNISEIALKTIPSASKIEIKRVLESLYGFDVEKVSTLNMEGKKKKRGGFLIAKPDYKKAYVTLKTPLSISPHLFPIRVIEEERAKMNKKAPESSFVEDNKNHWLHEKKKESGGGGRGWRGRSDSGSGWRGGRGRGDVAAEKAKFPWSSMRSSTANSR